A single genomic interval of Daucus carota subsp. sativus chromosome 1, DH1 v3.0, whole genome shotgun sequence harbors:
- the LOC135153017 gene encoding uncharacterized protein LOC135153017 gives MGTVLHPQSLLDGFRRVIDDCLLLELDLSGGKYTWEKSRGTSNWVRERLDRAFVSRSWLSQFPMCHLSVHHTSCSDHDPINLDLLNVTCSMKRFRFRFENTWLEEPSFRKEVTEYWLELPPTHILPKLIDKWYLYTLIGLHFHLNWLVVLK, from the coding sequence ATGGGAACAGTTCTCCATCCTCAAAGTCTGCTGGATGGCTTTCGTAGAGTTATTGATGATTGTTTGCTCTTAGAGCTGGATTTAAGTGGAGGCAAATATACCTGGGAGAAAAGCCGTGGCACTAGCAACTGGGTTAGAGAGAGATTGGACAGGGCGTTTGTGTCTCGATCTTGGTTAAGTCAATTCCCCATGTGTCATCTATCTGTCCATCATACTTCATGTTCTGATCATGATCCTATAAACCTTGATCTCCTGAATGTGACATGCTCTATGAAGCGTTTTCGTTTTAGGTTTGAGAATACCTGGCTCGAGGAACCAAGTTTCCGTAAAGAAGTAACCGAATATTGGCTTGAGCTTCCTCCAACTCATATTCTTCCAAAGCtcattgataagtggtatttatacacacttataggccttcatttccacttaaattggttggttgtacttaagtga
- the LOC135153031 gene encoding uncharacterized protein LOC135153031 produces MDISCPMCDLDVEHLLHVFFDCPFARLCWHYAGCDYDMSNVEFAPDWLIQKLASANNDEMMTICRVLWGIWFFRNKKVWENKVVNHFTAMDWSLKCFSDWRAAKASRATVQSANSSSVPRNNHKWQAPEAGGFKLNVDASFYAGSESFSIGMVIRDHTGSFLGGQVARYPNVNTVFEAEAMAIAETLSWLMTLPYQGVIVESDSLLSVQAIRCCHVNSLEVGHVLDRCHSLLCSRPDLSVSFVKRQSNKLAHEMACIPCLLHCHNLFTSPPASLVETILYDSTF; encoded by the coding sequence ATGGATATAAGTTGTCCTATGTGTGATTTGGACGTAGAACACTTGCTACATGTTTTCTTCGACTGTCCTTTTGCTCGTCTTTGCTGGCACTATGCAGGTTGTGATTATGACATGAGTAATGTCGAGTTTGCTCCAGATTGGCTTATCCAGAAACTTGCTTCAGCGAATAACGACGAGATGATGACCATATGTAGAGTGCTGTGGGGAATTTGGTTCTTTAGGAACAAGAAAGTGTGGGAGAACAAGGTGGTTAATCACTTTACAGCAATGGATTGGAGCCTCAAATGTTTCTCAGACTGGAGAGCAGCTAAAGCTAGTCGAGCAACAGTGCAAAGTGCTAATTCAAGCAGTGTGCCCCGCAATAATCACAAGTGGCAGGCCCCTGAAGCTGGTGGGTTCAAATTGAATGTGGATGCTTCTTTTTATGCTGGTTCTGAATCATTTTCAATTGGGATGGTTATTCGTGATCATACGGGGTCTTTCTTAGGAGGGCAAGTTGCTCGGTATCCAAATGTTAACACTGTCTTTGAAGCTGAAGCGATGGCCATAGCAGAAACTCTGAGTTGGTTAATGACTTTGCCATATCAAGGTGTAATCGTGGAGTCCGATTCTCTCTTGTCTGTTCAAGCCATCCGCTGCTGCCATGTTAATTCTCTTGAAGTTGGTCATGTTCTGGATAGGTGTCATAGTTTACTTTGTTCAAGACCTGATCTATCTGTTTCTTTTGTCAAACGGCAATCAAATAAGTTAGCCCATGAAATGGCTTGTATCCCTTGTTTGCTTCATTGCCATAATTTGTTTACGTCGCCCCCTGCTTCTCTGGTGGAGACTATCTTGTATGATTCAACATTTTAA